One Capsicum annuum cultivar UCD-10X-F1 chromosome 2, UCD10Xv1.1, whole genome shotgun sequence genomic window carries:
- the LOC107858656 gene encoding uncharacterized protein At4g06744, with amino-acid sequence MRARILFCSHIISTTQSLLLLIFFVSNYSSFCHATALTSAGKNGREATEIIVIDVPIIAPAYPPNGDDPYSYSPPPQEPLCPLPPPPPPLPEPICPSPMPPSPPPPPPPLPPPPRPPKVKSPPKPPPSMPNVLLASAISVIQRFKKTITDDPFNITRTWVGKDICKDKTKYKGFICYKNRVVGVNFNGYNFKGNPLSVKDFIDGIKTLVIVHLNSNNFTGEIPTEISSQKIPKLFELDLSNNKFGGSFPKAVLGATNLTYLDLRFNFLTGPVDPRVFKLDLDVLFLNDNYFSGKIPETIGRTAALFLTLANNQFTGEIPKSIGQAKENLLEVLFLNNQFSGCLPYEIGMLRLATVFDASMNKLTGPIPQSFGCLRDMELLNLSYNQLYGEVPETLCKLSHLEKLTLKYNYFTQVGPECRKLIEENVLDVSMNCIIDLDNQRNPDECEAFFLKKFQCPDMKSLTYVPCNVHEFSPRKINSVGRHQPDAKARSTTYAAINKPHL; translated from the coding sequence ATGAGGGCAAGAATCTTATTTTGCAGCCACATTATTTCTACAACTCAATCATTACTCCTACTCATCTTCTTTGTGTCAAATTACTCCTCATTCTGCCATGCAACTGCCTTAACTTCAGCTGGCAAAAATGGTAGAGAAGCAACGGAAATCATTGTAATAGATGTCCCTATCATTGCTCCTGCTTATCCTCCTAATGGTGATGATCCATATTCTTATTCTCCTCCTCCACAAGAACCACTATGCCCTCTTCCTCCCCCTCCTCCCCCTCTCCCAGAGCCAATATGTCCCTCTCCCATGCCTccatccccacccccacccccacctccacTTCCACCCCCACCCCGGCCTCCAAAGGTTAAAAGTCCTCCCAAACCACCCCCATCCATGCCTAATGTTCTACTAGCATCAGCGATAAGTGTCATTCAAAGATTTAAGAAGACAATAActgatgacccttttaacattaCAAGAACATGGGTAGGCAAAGACATTTGCAAAGACAAAACCAAATACAAAGGTTTCATTTGCTACAAAAACAGAGTTGTCGGTGTCAATTTCAATGGTTACAACTTTAAGGGCAATCCTTTGTCCGTCAAGGATTTCATTGATGGAATCAAGACTTTAGTCATCGTCCATCTCAACTCGAACAACTTCACTGGTGAAATCCCCACTGAAATATCATCCCAGAAGATCCCTAAACTATTCGAGCTCGACTTGAGCAACAACAAATTTGGAGGTTCTTTTCCAAAAGCTGTTCTTGGTGCTACAAATTTAACTTATTTGGATCTCAGATTCAACTTTCTTACAGGTCCAGTAGACCCTCGAGTATTCAAACTGGACCTTGATGTTCTGTTTCTCAATGACAATTACTTTTCTGGGAAAATCCCAGAAACTATTGGCCGTACTGCTGCCTTGTTTCTCACATTAGCCAATAACCAATTCACTGGTGAAATCCCAAAAAGCATTGGCCAAGCCAAGGAAAACCTTCTTGAGGTTCTGTTCTTGAATAATCAATTCTCTGGCTGCTTGCCTTATGAGATAGGCATGTTGCGGTTGGCAACTGTATTTGATGCTAGTATGAACAAATTAACAGGTCCGATACCGCAGTCTTTCGGGTGCTTAAGGGATATGGAACTGCTCAATCTGTCTTACAATCAACTGTATGGTGAAGTGCCGGAAACATTGTGCAAGCTCAGCCATTTGGAGAAACTCACTTTGAAATACAATTATTTCACGCAGGTTGGACCAGAATGTCGAAAGCTGATAGAAGAAAATGTTCTTGATGTTAGCATGAATTGCATTATTGATCTTGACAACCAGAGAAACCCGGACGAATGTGAAGCTTTCTTCTTGAAGAAATTTCAATGCCCGGACATGAAATCACTAACCTATGTACCTTGTAATGTTCATGAGTTTTCTCCTAGGAAGATCAATTCTGTAGGTCGACATCAACCCGATGCGAAGGCTCGTTCGACTACTTATGCTGCCATCAATAAACCTCACCTCTGA